The genome window AAGAAGGGCTTTACCCTGACTTTGCGCTCCGTTCCGCATTTTGCGGGGCGGAGTTAGCCCGGTGTAAGGTTCCTATCAGTATCTTTAAAAAACCATTATGACTAAAAGAGTATTAGTAAACCCCGAAGCATCAGCGCTTATAGCCGAATTAAAAGGCCGTTTCGGCGATCTTATGTTTCACCAAAGCGGCGGATGTTGTGACGGCTCATCGCCCATGTGTTTCGAAAAAGGCGAATTTAAGCTGGGTGGCAGTGATGTAAAGCTGGGCACCATAGATGACTGTGAGTTTTGGATGAGCAAAGATCAGTTTGAATACTGGCAG of Mucilaginibacter xinganensis contains these proteins:
- a CDS encoding DUF779 domain-containing protein, translated to MTKRVLVNPEASALIAELKGRFGDLMFHQSGGCCDGSSPMCFEKGEFKLGGSDVKLGTIDDCEFWMSKDQFEYWQHTQLTIGVTKGRGSSFSIEIPTGFRFMIHSRLFTDNEIKDLEPVSFFED